Proteins co-encoded in one Bacillus infantis NRRL B-14911 genomic window:
- a CDS encoding GNAT family N-acetyltransferase, giving the protein MLKKRDLQDCHALYELMTHPEVFPFVRQKAYSYDEFLFMTKQTIEAEERGELISRTILDEWGAPIGTINLFDIQDQAGFLGTWLGKPYHGKGYNKTAKDAFFDELFYEAGIETIFMRIRNVNIRSQKAAEKLPYIIQANETRKHIFEQLNKQELIYNLYEIPKDLYTLHVMRSGVQPVQDVTQLMEA; this is encoded by the coding sequence ATGCTCAAGAAACGCGATCTTCAGGATTGCCATGCTTTGTACGAATTGATGACGCACCCGGAAGTCTTCCCTTTTGTGCGCCAAAAAGCCTATTCCTATGATGAATTTTTATTTATGACCAAGCAGACGATTGAAGCAGAGGAACGCGGTGAGCTTATTTCCCGCACTATCCTCGATGAATGGGGTGCTCCGATCGGGACCATCAATCTGTTCGATATTCAGGATCAGGCCGGGTTCCTCGGCACCTGGCTCGGCAAGCCCTATCATGGGAAAGGCTATAATAAGACAGCCAAGGATGCTTTTTTTGATGAGCTTTTTTATGAAGCCGGAATCGAAACGATCTTTATGAGGATCAGAAATGTCAATATCCGTTCTCAAAAAGCTGCTGAAAAGCTTCCGTATATTATCCAGGCCAATGAAACAAGGAAACATATATTTGAACAGCTAAACAAGCAGGAGCTTATCTACAATCTTTATGAAATCCCAAAGGACTTATATACACTTCATGTAATGCGGAGCGGAGTCCAGCCGGTTCAGGATGTCACCCAGCTAATGGAGGCTTAA
- a CDS encoding YflJ family protein, translating into MAYQGSKGWYIQKLKEMGINKHPIDRRKIELYKTYIVRKLYIEELKKNPGK; encoded by the coding sequence GTGGCATATCAGGGGTCGAAAGGCTGGTATATTCAGAAGCTGAAGGAAATGGGGATCAATAAACATCCGATAGACCGCAGGAAAATAGAATTATACAAAACCTATATTGTCAGAAAGCTATACATCGAAGAATTAAAGAAAAATCCGGGAAAATAA
- a CDS encoding mechanosensitive ion channel family protein codes for MMTYLLTDDFWAKFALSAGILILFLLLRKVFTRYIFKLIIDYTDKKGITTASSILNSFQKPVRWLFVVIGLQLALQFFPYDLISDTAEKKLFRSVFVVIAAWGLFNLSSMTTVLFPKLMSKLDINVDKLVVPFVSKMAKTLVIVLGGSMIAEEWGFNINGFIAGLGLGGLAFALAAKETVSNLFGGIVIVTEKPFTIGDWIKTPSVEGTVEDITFRSTKIRTFAQALVTVPNSTLANEPIINWSKMGKRQIAFHLGVTYSTSREKLQAIARRIELMLIEHEEIHNDTIIVRFDRFNDSSLDLYLYFFTNVTSFADYLSIKEDVNFRILLILEEEGVSMAFPTRTLVVQSEGVQSGSGIIQEEQALLRSS; via the coding sequence ATGATGACTTACCTGTTAACCGATGATTTTTGGGCAAAGTTTGCCCTTTCTGCCGGAATCCTGATTTTATTTTTGCTGCTCCGAAAAGTGTTTACAAGATATATCTTCAAGCTGATTATTGATTATACTGATAAAAAAGGCATCACCACAGCCTCTTCCATCCTAAATTCGTTCCAAAAGCCTGTCAGATGGCTGTTTGTCGTTATCGGGCTTCAGCTGGCTTTGCAGTTTTTCCCTTATGACCTGATCAGCGATACAGCAGAAAAAAAGCTGTTCCGGTCAGTTTTCGTTGTGATTGCAGCCTGGGGCCTTTTCAATTTAAGCAGCATGACTACGGTGCTCTTCCCTAAACTGATGAGCAAACTCGACATTAATGTCGATAAGCTGGTCGTCCCTTTTGTTTCTAAGATGGCTAAGACTCTTGTCATTGTTCTTGGCGGAAGTATGATTGCTGAAGAATGGGGTTTCAATATCAACGGCTTCATTGCCGGGTTGGGTCTTGGAGGCCTGGCTTTTGCCCTGGCTGCAAAAGAAACAGTTTCCAACCTTTTTGGAGGGATAGTAATCGTAACCGAGAAGCCATTCACAATAGGCGATTGGATTAAGACTCCCAGCGTCGAGGGAACAGTAGAGGATATTACCTTTAGAAGCACGAAGATACGTACTTTTGCCCAGGCTCTTGTGACGGTTCCCAATTCGACCCTTGCCAACGAGCCGATCATTAACTGGTCTAAAATGGGAAAAAGGCAGATTGCCTTTCATCTGGGAGTTACGTATTCCACTTCAAGAGAAAAGCTCCAGGCAATCGCAAGGCGGATTGAGCTGATGCTCATTGAGCATGAGGAAATCCATAACGATACAATCATAGTTCGCTTTGACCGCTTCAATGATTCCAGCCTGGATCTTTACCTGTACTTTTTCACGAATGTGACGTCTTTTGCAGATTATCTTTCCATCAAAGAAGACGTTAATTTCAGGATCTTGCTAATCCTGGAAGAGGAAGGAGTCAGCATGGCTTTCCCTACACGGACTCTGGTGGTCCAATCAGAGGGGGTACAGTCCGGAAGCGGAATTATTCAGGAAGAGCAGGCATTGCTGCGTTCATCATAA
- a CDS encoding HD-GYP domain-containing protein, which translates to MDIYNRFLKKLLINYIFGSLIAVLAIGATFIFTTIDARGYDKALIWLILAGSMVIMFFTEGFFFRQHIRPIRAVFLSDGMDAESVRKAILRLKQFPVLTVKRIMLPHLLGLTIPAASASLYLISAGELKLSYYMVLYAAIAAFLVASMHALVEFYLTLRAIKPVLAHFKAANKSGWLVQETPSTIPIKKKFRLTVLVIGVLPVLIFMVAAQIKLEGMGMETAVFWQWAAVVIFITVCYAMLTAKYMAEDIEEPISRLQTLMSEAENQNFAYLKDNVYTDEFSEVFTGFNIMIAALKQREETNRQLLESFMTVLSAALDARDPYTSGHSMRVASFSRDIGKRLGLHDEELKQLYQTALLHDIGKIGVPDGVLQKEGKLSDEEFEYIKAHPVIGETILKQVQPAGEVASLLPGIRSHHERIDGKGYPDGLQGEEIPYFGRIIAVADSYDAMTSDRPYRKGMPPEKALHILESGKGTQWDPQVADAFIELARKMVQTEAS; encoded by the coding sequence ATGGACATATATAACAGGTTTCTTAAAAAACTTCTAATCAATTACATATTCGGCTCTTTGATTGCAGTGCTGGCAATCGGTGCAACCTTTATTTTTACAACCATTGATGCCAGGGGATATGACAAAGCCCTAATATGGCTGATTCTGGCAGGGTCAATGGTCATCATGTTTTTTACGGAGGGCTTTTTCTTCAGGCAGCATATCAGGCCCATTCGAGCTGTGTTTCTTTCAGATGGAATGGATGCGGAGTCTGTCAGAAAAGCTATCCTGAGGCTGAAGCAGTTTCCAGTCCTAACGGTCAAGCGGATTATGCTGCCGCATCTGCTTGGACTGACGATACCGGCAGCATCTGCTTCACTTTATCTGATCTCAGCCGGAGAGCTCAAGCTCTCCTATTATATGGTGCTTTATGCCGCCATTGCCGCTTTTCTTGTTGCCAGCATGCACGCCCTAGTAGAATTCTACTTGACGCTTAGGGCGATCAAGCCGGTGCTGGCCCATTTCAAGGCGGCCAATAAAAGCGGGTGGCTTGTTCAAGAAACTCCGTCCACCATTCCTATCAAAAAGAAATTCCGTTTAACAGTCCTTGTGATCGGTGTCCTTCCTGTCCTGATTTTCATGGTAGCTGCCCAAATCAAGCTGGAAGGAATGGGGATGGAAACGGCCGTTTTTTGGCAGTGGGCGGCTGTTGTGATCTTCATTACAGTTTGCTATGCCATGCTGACCGCGAAGTATATGGCGGAGGATATTGAAGAGCCGATTTCACGCCTTCAAACGCTGATGTCCGAGGCGGAAAATCAGAACTTTGCCTACTTGAAGGATAATGTGTATACAGACGAATTCTCTGAGGTATTCACAGGTTTCAATATTATGATAGCGGCCCTGAAGCAAAGGGAAGAGACGAACCGGCAGCTGCTTGAAAGCTTCATGACTGTCCTGTCTGCAGCACTTGATGCGAGGGATCCATATACTTCCGGCCACTCAATGAGGGTGGCATCATTCTCCCGCGACATAGGGAAGAGACTTGGTCTTCATGATGAGGAACTGAAGCAGCTTTATCAGACTGCTCTTCTCCATGATATTGGAAAAATCGGTGTCCCGGATGGTGTTCTGCAAAAAGAAGGCAAGCTGAGTGACGAAGAATTCGAGTACATAAAGGCCCATCCGGTTATAGGTGAAACGATTTTAAAGCAGGTACAGCCGGCAGGCGAGGTGGCTTCATTGCTCCCCGGGATCCGTTCCCATCATGAAAGAATCGATGGAAAAGGCTATCCTGATGGACTTCAGGGGGAAGAGATACCTTATTTTGGCCGGATCATCGCCGTAGCAGATTCTTATGATGCCATGACTTCTGACAGACCTTACCGCAAAGGGATGCCGCCGGAAAAAGCATTGCATATACTTGAAAGTGGAAAAGGCACACAGTGGGATCCACAGGTGGCAGACGCTTTTATTGAGCTGGCCAGAAAGATGGTGCAGACTGAGGCATCCTGA
- a CDS encoding SDR family oxidoreductase produces MNVKTALITGGAAGIGKRTAIELAANGVSLAINYRSSREKAELLAEELTEKYGTQNIVVQGDIASAEDCLRIAEKALDYFGSIDILVHNAGPYIHERKRMADYSLEDWSYLMNGNVNAVFWLTKLLLPAMREKGWGRVITIGFDRVETAPGWIYRSAFAAAKTAAASLTRTLALEESENGITANMVCPGDIVGEWKEKEIIQARELIGDLPENERDATGEDIARVISFLSDDNSAFINGSIIPVTGGRDILGKAYRLDG; encoded by the coding sequence GTGAATGTAAAGACGGCTTTAATAACCGGCGGAGCGGCCGGCATCGGAAAAAGGACAGCCATTGAACTGGCAGCTAATGGGGTTTCGCTTGCAATCAATTACCGCAGCAGCCGGGAAAAAGCTGAGCTGCTCGCAGAAGAATTGACTGAAAAATATGGGACGCAAAATATTGTTGTCCAGGGTGATATCGCTTCTGCAGAAGACTGCCTGCGCATTGCTGAGAAGGCACTGGATTATTTCGGCTCAATCGATATCCTTGTCCATAATGCCGGGCCATACATACATGAACGAAAAAGAATGGCTGATTATTCCCTTGAAGATTGGAGCTATCTGATGAATGGAAATGTAAACGCAGTCTTTTGGCTGACAAAGCTCCTTCTGCCGGCGATGAGAGAAAAAGGCTGGGGAAGAGTCATTACCATTGGATTTGATAGAGTCGAAACGGCGCCAGGGTGGATTTACAGATCAGCTTTTGCTGCAGCAAAAACAGCGGCGGCATCCCTCACAAGGACTCTTGCCCTGGAAGAGTCTGAGAACGGGATTACAGCCAATATGGTCTGCCCCGGTGATATCGTAGGTGAATGGAAAGAGAAGGAAATCATTCAGGCAAGAGAATTGATCGGAGATTTGCCCGAAAATGAAAGAGATGCAACCGGAGAGGATATTGCACGGGTCATTTCGTTTTTAAGTGATGATAATTCCGCCTTTATAAATGGGAGCATTATTCCTGTCACAGGCGGAAGGGATATACTGGGAAAAGCATACAGGCTTGATGGCTAA
- a CDS encoding Hsp20/alpha crystallin family protein yields the protein MFPWNLFPFNKDMKKTMQQLKPDEIDKYVQNMMGQLFPQSTQGMGGPQNMMQGFSPFQQGNPDPSPPGSSKLDTSVYETHDYVFVRIGIKDESWLKQLKLYHTSNQIILEHIPEFENKHTITLPAIVKRKGSSASFKDSMLEVRIPKNIDMQFSEIEVTEIL from the coding sequence ATGTTTCCCTGGAACCTTTTCCCGTTTAACAAAGACATGAAAAAAACGATGCAGCAGCTCAAGCCTGACGAGATTGACAAATATGTTCAGAATATGATGGGCCAGCTTTTTCCCCAATCGACGCAGGGAATGGGAGGGCCACAGAATATGATGCAGGGATTCAGCCCATTTCAGCAAGGGAACCCTGATCCCTCTCCTCCCGGCTCTTCCAAACTCGATACCTCTGTCTACGAAACACATGATTATGTTTTTGTCAGGATCGGAATAAAAGATGAATCCTGGCTCAAACAGCTGAAGCTTTATCATACTTCAAACCAGATCATCCTGGAGCATATTCCTGAGTTTGAAAATAAGCATACGATTACCCTTCCTGCCATTGTAAAAAGGAAAGGCTCTTCTGCGAGCTTCAAAGACAGCATGCTGGAAGTCAGGATACCCAAGAATATTGATATGCAGTTTTCTGAGATTGAAGTAACTGAAATCCTTTAA
- a CDS encoding Hsp20/alpha crystallin family protein, translated as MSLEQFRHLLEWSTQVQNDPLLGSLSKKNPEGQIVPSNPGSLFFGQQGSVPRCDVYKSGNTIIVEAELPGIERENFKVQLAKGEIIIQGKYMTLLPNREYLIKERPSLKFEKKLSIPYQVIRQEIKTSFEEGLLVIIIPIHEDEEAVDIPFQMDT; from the coding sequence ATGTCTTTGGAACAATTCAGGCATCTTCTGGAATGGAGCACCCAGGTCCAGAATGATCCGCTGTTGGGCAGTCTGAGCAAAAAGAATCCGGAGGGGCAGATTGTGCCATCCAATCCCGGCTCTTTATTTTTCGGCCAGCAGGGATCCGTTCCCCGATGTGATGTCTACAAATCCGGAAACACCATCATTGTTGAAGCAGAACTTCCAGGCATTGAAAGGGAGAATTTCAAGGTTCAACTGGCTAAGGGGGAAATCATTATTCAAGGTAAATATATGACTCTTCTCCCCAACCGGGAATATTTGATAAAAGAGCGCCCCAGCCTGAAGTTTGAGAAGAAATTATCCATTCCATATCAGGTCATACGGCAAGAGATCAAAACCTCTTTTGAAGAAGGTCTTCTTGTCATTATCATACCCATACATGAGGATGAGGAAGCTGTAGATATTCCTTTCCAGATGGATACTTGA
- a CDS encoding GNAT family N-acetyltransferase: MDIRKAEPKDISKIMGIVKKTVEIMRQENNDQWTDEYPAETDFLNDIKNGTMFTAVMDGEPAGAITCDQVQAEQYRQVSWQKADGECYVFHRLVVDPEIRGAGIASRLISFAEQHAVQQNVPYMRTDTYSLNKKAQRLFEKNGYKKAGEIYMDREHPFFCYDKLL, from the coding sequence ATGGATATCAGAAAAGCAGAACCAAAAGATATAAGCAAAATAATGGGAATCGTAAAGAAAACAGTAGAAATTATGAGGCAGGAAAATAATGATCAATGGACAGATGAATATCCTGCAGAAACTGATTTCCTTAATGATATCAAGAACGGAACAATGTTTACAGCAGTGATGGATGGAGAACCCGCCGGTGCTATAACATGCGATCAGGTCCAGGCAGAGCAATACCGCCAGGTTTCCTGGCAAAAGGCCGATGGTGAATGCTATGTGTTCCACCGCCTCGTTGTAGATCCTGAAATCAGGGGAGCCGGGATTGCCAGCCGTCTCATTTCATTTGCTGAACAGCATGCTGTTCAGCAGAATGTGCCATATATGAGAACTGATACATATTCACTTAACAAGAAGGCCCAAAGACTGTTTGAGAAAAACGGATACAAAAAAGCCGGTGAAATCTATATGGACAGGGAGCATCCGTTCTTTTGCTACGACAAACTTCTTTAA
- a CDS encoding CAP domain-containing protein gives MNKKVIFSVAAAAALLVSPGLNKADAASNCPTPQQVKVNYSGNLNNEQINSLLQKYMKQYNINWESVQVNKQPAKAEQPKQEAPAPAKTEQPKQETPAPAKAEQPKQEAPAPAPAKQPAQAEKQPKAAPSASQVSAFEQKVVELTNQERAKNGVPALKLDTELSKVAREKSNDMKTKGYFDHNSPTYGSPFDMMKKFGISYRTAGENIAMGQRSPEEVVKAWMNSEGHRKNIMNANFTHIGVGHVAEGNYWTQMFIGK, from the coding sequence ATGAATAAAAAAGTGATCTTTTCAGTAGCAGCGGCAGCAGCATTGCTTGTATCACCAGGATTGAATAAAGCAGATGCAGCATCTAATTGCCCGACTCCACAGCAAGTGAAAGTAAATTACTCTGGAAACCTGAATAACGAGCAGATTAACAGCCTGCTTCAAAAATATATGAAACAATACAATATTAACTGGGAAAGCGTACAGGTAAACAAGCAGCCGGCCAAAGCAGAACAGCCGAAACAGGAAGCACCTGCACCAGCCAAAACAGAACAGCCAAAACAGGAAACTCCTGCACCGGCAAAAGCAGAACAGCCTAAGCAGGAAGCACCTGCACCTGCACCAGCTAAACAGCCTGCACAAGCAGAAAAACAGCCTAAAGCTGCACCATCAGCATCACAAGTAAGTGCGTTTGAGCAAAAGGTAGTCGAACTGACTAACCAGGAACGCGCAAAAAATGGTGTGCCTGCCCTTAAGCTTGATACAGAGCTCAGCAAGGTTGCACGCGAAAAGTCTAATGACATGAAAACAAAAGGCTACTTTGACCATAACAGCCCAACTTACGGTTCTCCGTTTGATATGATGAAGAAATTCGGCATCTCTTACAGAACAGCCGGTGAGAACATTGCAATGGGCCAGCGTTCACCTGAAGAAGTAGTAAAAGCATGGATGAACAGTGAAGGCCACCGCAAGAACATCATGAACGCCAACTTCACACACATCGGTGTAGGCCATGTGGCAGAAGGCAACTATTGGACTCAAATGTTCATTGGAAAATAA
- a CDS encoding sensor histidine kinase, with translation MKYFSGSLARKIWLAIMAAIVITIVYSYFLSYLFYENLYVSHIEEELLQEGGRLASQYSSGPITEQYKEKVEWYNQVSDAEVFAVSNPRELSACLPFDIDYDTLIGPKERERLLKGDHILKTGYEERFGRRIMGVIIPLLDENRLEGILYLYIPVENISEVTKDFAYWWVAAALLFLGAAFIFGTKIISKLTHPLADIKKAAERVSSGDYSSRVQIQSEDEIGRLARAFNQMSSSIQKEDERKKEFLADISHELRTPISYIKGYSDAILKGIADKDDKYLHLINRESVRMERLVGDLLDLSRLDTDEYQLVRMPLPLAQVIEDSLVRYTPALREKRVELRTMLDPDIIIMGDEGRIGQIVQNIMDNSIRYTGKGYIEITLKASNRDCILTIIDTGSGIPPEDLESIKQRFYRVNKARTRDDGGTGLGLAIAEKLIQLHHGSISIASSPGEGTTVTIKLPMLKD, from the coding sequence ATGAAATACTTCTCAGGCAGCCTGGCAAGGAAAATCTGGCTGGCGATCATGGCCGCCATTGTCATCACCATCGTTTACTCATATTTTCTGTCCTATTTGTTTTATGAAAACCTTTATGTCTCACATATTGAGGAAGAGCTGCTGCAAGAGGGCGGGCGCCTGGCCTCGCAGTACAGTTCAGGCCCGATTACCGAACAATATAAAGAAAAAGTGGAATGGTATAACCAGGTATCTGATGCGGAAGTGTTTGCTGTCAGCAATCCGAGGGAGCTGAGCGCCTGCCTCCCATTTGATATTGATTATGACACGCTGATCGGCCCTAAAGAAAGAGAACGGCTTCTTAAAGGAGACCATATCCTTAAAACCGGGTATGAGGAGCGGTTCGGCCGAAGAATCATGGGAGTTATTATTCCCTTGCTTGACGAAAACAGACTTGAAGGTATTTTATACTTATATATCCCGGTGGAAAATATCTCAGAAGTCACAAAGGATTTTGCCTACTGGTGGGTAGCGGCTGCTTTGCTGTTTCTTGGAGCTGCCTTCATCTTCGGGACAAAAATAATCAGTAAGCTGACACACCCGCTTGCAGATATAAAAAAGGCAGCGGAAAGAGTGTCTTCAGGAGATTATTCAAGCAGGGTCCAGATTCAATCCGAAGACGAAATAGGGCGCCTTGCCAGGGCATTCAATCAGATGTCATCCTCCATCCAGAAGGAAGATGAAAGAAAGAAGGAGTTTCTGGCTGATATTTCTCATGAGCTCAGGACACCTATAAGCTATATTAAGGGCTATAGTGATGCAATATTAAAAGGGATTGCGGATAAAGATGATAAGTATCTTCATCTTATCAATAGAGAATCGGTCAGGATGGAAAGGCTTGTCGGAGACCTGCTTGATTTATCGAGGCTGGACACCGATGAGTACCAGCTGGTCAGAATGCCTCTTCCCCTTGCTCAGGTCATTGAAGATAGCCTGGTGCGGTATACCCCAGCTTTGAGGGAAAAGAGAGTAGAGCTGCGGACAATGCTTGATCCGGACATCATTATAATGGGTGATGAAGGAAGAATCGGGCAGATCGTGCAGAATATCATGGACAATAGCATCCGATATACAGGTAAAGGCTACATTGAAATTACCCTGAAAGCTTCCAATAGGGACTGCATTCTTACAATAATTGATACAGGAAGCGGAATCCCGCCGGAAGATCTTGAAAGTATCAAGCAGAGGTTCTACCGGGTCAATAAAGCCCGAACCCGGGATGATGGCGGCACTGGACTCGGCCTTGCCATTGCAGAAAAGCTCATCCAGCTGCATCATGGATCCATATCAATAGCGAGCAGTCCAGGAGAAGGGACAACGGTAACCATAAAATTGCCAATGCTAAAGGATTAA
- a CDS encoding response regulator transcription factor, whose product MNDLEILIVDDEEDMRHLIGMYLENAGFSCRYAAGGKETLEEIQKNLPDLILLDIMMPGEDGFSVCERVRAQYEVPVIFLSAKGEEWDKVKGLQIGGDDYIVKPFSPGELTARIHAVLRRSGSISGADSNITSAGKITIDKKARSVKVEGSYIMLTLKEYELLMFFIGHQSHALSREQLLEQIWGMDYLGSLRTVDTHIKTLRMKLGAGDYIKTVWGIGYKFEVPLE is encoded by the coding sequence ATGAATGATTTAGAAATATTGATTGTGGATGATGAAGAAGATATGCGTCACCTGATCGGGATGTATTTGGAAAATGCCGGCTTCAGCTGCCGTTATGCTGCAGGAGGAAAAGAAACGCTGGAAGAAATACAAAAAAATCTTCCTGACCTCATTCTTTTGGATATCATGATGCCAGGTGAAGATGGATTCTCAGTATGTGAGAGGGTGCGTGCCCAATATGAAGTACCTGTCATTTTTTTATCTGCAAAAGGGGAAGAGTGGGATAAGGTCAAAGGACTGCAGATCGGGGGAGATGATTATATCGTCAAGCCTTTCAGCCCTGGGGAACTGACTGCCCGCATACATGCAGTCCTGAGGAGGAGCGGCAGCATCAGCGGCGCAGATTCAAATATAACCTCCGCCGGAAAAATAACGATAGACAAAAAGGCGCGGAGCGTGAAGGTGGAAGGCAGCTATATCATGCTCACACTCAAAGAATATGAACTGCTGATGTTCTTTATCGGCCACCAGTCCCATGCGCTGAGCAGGGAACAGCTTTTAGAGCAGATATGGGGAATGGATTATCTGGGGAGCTTAAGGACGGTGGATACCCACATTAAAACACTAAGAATGAAGCTTGGTGCAGGAGATTATATAAAGACGGTCTGGGGAATCGGCTATAAGTTTGAGGTGCCCCTCGAATGA
- a CDS encoding YncE family protein — protein sequence MRAIALTLGYACMLLMLAACSSEQYPPIAKDKMVAATVNIKDMSLTFIDLDILDEAATWDLQKPYTGGLILPDGDSLLLYGKQLDTVDLYSLEKGEKIGEWPAGTGIVNGRLLAGRQEIAFADQEKDQVRFYDLNGKETGAVKTEADPLTILEEKEKGRLFVSSFKQEIMTVIDINQGRKISSFKIHPSAAGALIREEEGELWIGGHGEGAEAEKDIHVYSLETGRLAKTIPAPTMPVGFAELKGSIFALSHGSSTLYKVDGGGKEAGSIQVGANPFEMLPFGEYLIIAGYDSNDVHLIDPGPLKVIKTIKTGEGPFQIILRGDVGNE from the coding sequence ATGAGGGCAATTGCACTTACGCTGGGATATGCGTGCATGCTGCTGATGCTGGCAGCCTGCAGTTCTGAACAATATCCGCCAATTGCAAAGGACAAAATGGTGGCGGCAACCGTCAACATCAAAGATATGTCTTTGACCTTCATTGATTTGGATATATTGGATGAAGCGGCGACATGGGATTTACAGAAGCCTTATACAGGCGGCTTAATCCTCCCTGATGGAGATTCCTTGTTATTGTACGGCAAACAGCTGGACACCGTTGATTTATATTCATTAGAAAAAGGGGAAAAGATCGGTGAATGGCCGGCAGGTACCGGGATAGTCAATGGTAGGCTCCTTGCAGGCAGGCAGGAAATTGCTTTTGCAGACCAGGAAAAAGATCAAGTCAGGTTCTATGATTTGAATGGCAAGGAAACAGGAGCTGTTAAGACAGAAGCCGATCCCTTGACCATCCTCGAAGAAAAGGAAAAAGGGAGACTATTTGTCTCAAGCTTCAAGCAGGAAATCATGACTGTCATAGATATAAATCAAGGCAGAAAGATATCATCTTTCAAAATCCATCCTTCTGCAGCAGGAGCCCTGATCAGGGAAGAAGAGGGAGAACTTTGGATAGGCGGCCATGGAGAAGGGGCAGAAGCTGAGAAAGACATCCATGTTTACAGTCTGGAAACAGGCAGGCTGGCAAAAACGATTCCTGCCCCAACGATGCCGGTAGGCTTTGCAGAGCTGAAAGGATCTATTTTTGCTCTCAGCCACGGCTCCAGTACACTTTATAAGGTGGACGGCGGCGGTAAGGAGGCAGGCAGCATCCAGGTCGGAGCCAATCCTTTTGAAATGCTTCCTTTCGGAGAGTATCTGATTATTGCGGGCTATGACAGCAATGATGTCCATCTGATTGATCCGGGGCCGCTTAAGGTCATAAAGACGATCAAAACAGGAGAAGGGCCATTCCAGATCATACTCCGGGGGGATGTTGGAAATGAATGA
- a CDS encoding NUDIX hydrolase: MNNDYAYLLGQYRQLWNNRRLEGTGSAEDILKEAIRRELKDENAHPRARKRVAEKFYLAVKRLTDSDMPNEDKLFLIDMHCQVYEQIRS, translated from the coding sequence ATGAATAATGATTATGCTTATTTGCTTGGCCAGTACAGGCAGCTTTGGAACAACCGCAGGCTTGAAGGTACCGGCTCAGCGGAGGATATCTTAAAGGAAGCAATAAGGAGAGAGCTGAAAGATGAAAATGCCCATCCGCGTGCCAGAAAGCGGGTGGCGGAAAAGTTCTACCTGGCAGTTAAGAGGCTAACTGACTCTGATATGCCGAATGAAGATAAACTTTTTCTGATAGACATGCATTGTCAGGTGTATGAACAGATCAGATCTTAA
- a CDS encoding MarR family winged helix-turn-helix transcriptional regulator — protein MKQAAELERAFRTVFRTLRQEVNKLMGDEVTSNEFTVLKLIADGPKMASAISKELNVSASHITSVTDSLVRKGYMTRSRSENDRRVVELVLTGTGQELVEKLEEKKSAYLQAKFRSFTEEELDQLVKLFQKLM, from the coding sequence TTGAAACAAGCAGCAGAACTGGAAAGAGCATTCCGGACTGTTTTTCGGACTTTAAGGCAGGAAGTGAATAAGCTGATGGGCGATGAAGTCACCAGCAATGAATTCACTGTGCTGAAACTAATAGCAGACGGACCTAAGATGGCTTCTGCCATTTCTAAAGAGCTGAATGTATCGGCAAGCCACATTACGAGCGTAACTGATTCTCTTGTCAGGAAAGGCTATATGACCAGAAGCCGTTCCGAAAACGACCGGAGAGTGGTGGAATTGGTGCTTACAGGAACCGGCCAGGAACTTGTTGAAAAACTGGAGGAAAAAAAATCTGCCTATTTGCAGGCAAAGTTCCGCTCTTTTACTGAAGAAGAGCTGGATCAGCTGGTAAAGCTGTTTCAAAAACTTATGTAA